The nucleotide window CTGCAGAAGTTCACGCCGCGCGGGCGCCGGAGCATCTGGTCGAAGATCAACCGGGAGAAGGTGGAGAGGCTGATCGCGGACGGCCGGATGCGCCCGGCCGGGCTCGCGGAGGTGGAGCGCGCGAAGACGGACGGACGCTGGGACGCGGCGTACGACTCGGCCAGGAGCGCCACCGTGCCCGACGACCTCCGGGCGGCGCTCGACGCCAGCCCGCGGGCGAAGGCCTTCTTCTCTACCCTGAGCGGCGCCAACCGGTACGCGATCCTCTTCCGCGTCCAGACCGCGAAGAAGCCGGAGACGCGCGCCCGCCGCGTCCGGGAGTTCGTCCGCATGCTGGAGCGGGGCGAGGCGCCGCATCCGCTGATCGGAGAGTCGCGGCCGAAGTCGGGATCGGCCCGCCCCATTGACGAAACGCCGGATCGCGGTGAGATTCGGAAGAGAGGCACCAGGCACGATCTCCCGAAGAAGAAGGATCGCCGGTGATGCCGGTCTCCGCCCGCAACCGCAACAACAATTCTCGGAATCCGCTCTCCACGAGGAGCCGCGGACCGGGGAGGCTGTTGCCCTAGCGGGCTTTAGGCACCCGGCGCCTCGCGAGCGGCTCCTCGGACATCCCGAGGGGCCGCTCTTCGTTTGCGGACCGCACCCGGTCCCGGCACCCCACCCCCGAAGCAGGAAGCGTCCCCCATGTGCTCCATCCTCGCGGTCCTGGACATCGAGAGCGACCCGGCCGAGCTGCGCGCCCGGGCGCTCCGCCTCTCCCGCCTGCAGCGCCACCGCGGCCCCGACTGGTCGGGCGTGTGGGCGTGCGGGCGCGCCGTGCTGGCGCACGAGCGGCTGGCCATCGTCGACGTGCTGCACGGCGCGCAGCCGCTCTTGAACCAGGAGGGGACGCACGCCCTGGCGGTCAACGGCGAGATCTACAACCACCGCGAGCTGCGCGCCTCGCTCGCCCGCCCGCACGCCTTCCGCACCGACTCGGACTGCGAGGTGATCCTGGCGCTCTACCGCGAGCACGGCACCGATTTCCTGGACCGGCTGAACGGGATCTTCGCCTTCGTGCTGTACGACGCCGAGCGCGACCGCTACGTGATCGCGCGCGACCACCTGGGCATCGTCCCCCTCTACACGGGCCGCGACGAGCGGGGGAACCTCTACGTGGCCAGCGAGATGAAGGCGCTGGTCCCCGTCTGCCGCGGCGTGCGCGAGTTCCCCCCCGGGCACGTGTGGGACAGCGAGGAGGGCGAGCCGCGCCGCTGGTACGGCCGCCCCTGGCGCGACTACGAGGCCGTCCGCGGCCGCCCCGCCGAGCCGGCCGCGGTCCGCGCGG belongs to Longimicrobium sp. and includes:
- the asnB gene encoding asparagine synthase B, translated to MCSILAVLDIESDPAELRARALRLSRLQRHRGPDWSGVWACGRAVLAHERLAIVDVLHGAQPLLNQEGTHALAVNGEIYNHRELRASLARPHAFRTDSDCEVILALYREHGTDFLDRLNGIFAFVLYDAERDRYVIARDHLGIVPLYTGRDERGNLYVASEMKALVPVCRGVREFPPGHVWDSEEGEPRRWYGRPWRDYEAVRGRPAEPAAVRAALEAAVHRQMMSDVPYGVLLSGGLDSSIIAATAARFAARRVEDDDRSTAWWPRLHSFAIGLEGAPDLGPAREVAEHIGSVHHEFHFTVQEGLDALSDVIHHLETYDVTTVRASTPMYLMARRIRAMGIKMVLSGEGSDEIFGGYLYFHRAPDPRAFHEETVRKLDRLHLFDCLRANKAMA
- a CDS encoding YdeI/OmpD-associated family protein, with the translated sequence MTVVSARNTGGEIPVVSFESREDWAAWLDRNHAASPGVWLRIGKKASGLRSVTYDEAVEAALCYGWIDGQKKTYDESSWLQKFTPRGRRSIWSKINREKVERLIADGRMRPAGLAEVERAKTDGRWDAAYDSARSATVPDDLRAALDASPRAKAFFSTLSGANRYAILFRVQTAKKPETRARRVREFVRMLERGEAPHPLIGESRPKSGSARPIDETPDRGEIRKRGTRHDLPKKKDRR